From the Musa acuminata AAA Group cultivar baxijiao chromosome BXJ1-2, Cavendish_Baxijiao_AAA, whole genome shotgun sequence genome, one window contains:
- the LOC103975704 gene encoding bZIP transcription factor RISBZ2 isoform X1, producing the protein MERVFSADEIADSFWAASPASAGLPSPAGAAMSRCPSEWYLEKFLEEAAAFSAPSPNPSLNANQNNCNTVPYPPSAVSSASSRNPSPNLAPNPSASSSTVGSNFCGAPRASGRVGNGEVVEIKLPFGPPVAVDPGNYQALLKQKLDVICAAVAMSRSSSVNPQNSASVADSRSPISDASQFGSQVPVKGDGPGGVPALSILQNSGTQGKPATSGSSRDQSDDDDDDDDELEGEAETNENMDPAERRRMRRMLSNRESARRSRRRKQAHLSELEGQVSELKIENSTLLKRLTDINQKYGDAAVGNRILKADVETLRAKVKMAEETVKRVTGVCPLYPIISDMSNISLPFNGSSSDATSNVVIPVHDSTNRFFHVSAYDQRTNTCLPDIGIPPPVEDAVHGAVAAGKADGAASMRQADSLEHPHKRILGGPNSSPEWDSAAWDPKTSVTGKKNQG; encoded by the exons ATGGAGAGGGTCTTCTCGGCGGATGAGATCGCCGACTCTTTCTGGGCCGCCTCTCCCGCCTCGGCAGGCCTGCCCTCGCCCGCCGGAGCCGCGATGAGCCGGTGCCCCTCCGAGTGGTACTTAGAGAAGTTCCTCGAGGAGGCCGCCGCTTTCTCCGCCCCCAGCCCTAACCCTAGCCTCAACGCCAACCAAAATAACTGTAATACGGTCCCCTATCCTCCGAGCGCCGTCTCCTCGGCCTCTAGCCGCAACCCTAGCCCTAACCTGGCACCCAATCCCAGCGCTTCGTCCTCCACCGTGGGGTCCAACTTTTGTGGGGCCCCGAGGGCCTCTGGACGAGTCGGAAATGGCGAGGTGGTGGAGATCAAGCTCCCCTTCGGTCCGCCGGTTGCTGTCGATCCCGGGAACTACCAAGCGCTTCTGAAGCAAAAGCTGGACGTGATCTGTGCTGCAGTCGCCATGTCTCGA AGCTCTAGTGTGAATCCACAAAATTCTGCTTCTGTAGCTGACAGCAGGTCACCGATTTCAGATGCTTCACAGTTTGGTTCTCAAGTACCTGTGAAGG GTGATGGACCTGGTGGAGTTCCAGCTCTATCCATTTTGCAGAACTCAGGTACCCAAGGGAAGCCAGCTACCAGTGGTTCATCAAGGGACcagtctgatgatgatgatgatgatgatgatgaacttgaaggaGAAGCAGAGACCAATGAAAATATGGACCCTGCTGAAAGAAGACGCATGAGGAG AATGCTCTCAAACCGAGAATCTGCAAGACGTTCAAGAAGGAGAAAGCAAGCACATCTAAGTGAACTTGAGGGACAG GTCTCTGAATTAAAAATTGAGAATTCAACACTGTTAAAGCGTCTAACTGATATTAATCAGAAGTACGGTGATGCTGCTGTTGGCAATAGGATACTAAAAGCAGATGTAGAGACATTAAGAGCAAAG GTGAAAATGGCAGAGGAGACTGTAAAGAGGGTAACTGGAGTGTGTCCTTTGTACCCGATCATCTCCGACATGTCAAATATCAGTTTACCGTTTAACGGGAGTTCATCTGATGCAACCTCCAATGTTGTCATTCCTGTTCATGACAGCACAAACCGCTTCTTCCATGTGTCAGCATACGATCAGAGAACGAACACCTGCCTTCCTGACATTGGGATCCCTCCTCCGGTTGAGGATGCTGTCCATGGTGCTGTGGCTGCGGGGAAGGCTGACGGAGCTGCATCCATGCGGCAAGCTGACAGCCTGGAGCATCCTCATAAAAGAATCCTCGGAGGACCAAACTCATCCCCAGAATGGGACTCAGCAGCATGGGATCCGAAGACCTCTGTCACTGGCAAAAAGAATCAGGGCTAA
- the LOC135605654 gene encoding protein WVD2-like 1 isoform X1, whose protein sequence is MGKEVTELSRDGERDCVRMHAPNGKTDQNSPCKPSTVAGSDEAIDNNQDDANSQGHAVPHIKNLSIDQDTTEKNYGDPKSSNQKSASSNSDKATGSDHTVPQPFAPTTEKHVSGGNRAFVAKPAISGDKHPNVDIQRANIHQKAQSNLMLTSRKPLHPDNIMHPDDEDSCSVASSSTLSIRNLKARTVAVAPTFRSSERAERRKEFYSKLEEKHQALEAEKLQCEARTKEEQEAALKQLRKSLTFKATPMPSFYNEGPPPKVELKKVPPTRAKSPKFGRRKSYGDASNVAEGENHSGVRVRLQRHSVGACKDAANKLHSSPKNRNAIKTKDGAKPTRENSTPHADKGAAQSATITTEPSQADTLQP, encoded by the exons ATGGGTAAGGAAGTCACAGAATTATCAAGGGATGGGGAAAGAGATTGTGTTCGCATGCATGCACCCAATGGTAAAACTGATCAAAATAGTCCCTGCAAGCCTTCCACAGTTGCTGGGTCAGATGAAGCTATAGATAATAATCAGGATGATGCAAATTCTCAAGGGCATGCAGTACCtcatattaaaaatttgagcatagATCAGGACACAACAGAAAAGAACTATGGTGATCCAAAATCTTCAAATCAGAAGTCAGCATCATCAAACTCTGATAAAGCTACTGGATCTGACCACACTGTTCCTCAGCCATTTGCTCCCACAACTGAAAAGCATGTTTCTGGTGGAAATCGTGCTTTTGTTGCTAAACCTGCTATCAGTGGAGACAAACATCCTAATGTAGATATACAACGTGCCAATATCCATCAGAAGGCTCAG AGTAACTTGATGCTCACGTCTAGGAAGCCGCTGCATCCCGATAATATCATGCACCCAGACGATGAGGATTCTTGCTCTGTTGCTTCTTC TAGTACACTATCTATTAGGAATTTGAAAGCTAGAACAGTGGCAGTTGCCCCTACATTCAGATCCAGTGAACGTGCAGAGAGGCGGAAAGAG TTCTACTCGAAATTAGAAGAGAAACATCAAGCTCTAGAAGCTGAGAAGCTCCAATGTGAAGCTAGGACCAAG GAAGAACAAGAGGCAGCTCTAAAGCAACTAAGGAAGAGTTTAACTTTCAAAGCGACACCAATGCCCAGCTTCTACAATGAGGGTCCTCCGCCTAAGGTTGAACTAAAGAAG GTACCTCCAACTCGTGCAAAATCACCAAAGTTTGGTCGAAGGAAGAGCTATGGTGACGCGAGCAATGTGGCCGAAGGAGAGAACCACAGCGGAGTACGAGTTCGGCTTCAGCGGCACAGTGTGGGTGCTTGCAAAGATGCCGCAAACAAGTTACACAGTAGTCCCAAGAACAGAAATGCAATCAAAACCAAGGATGGGGCGAAACCCACTAGGGAGAACTCTACTCCCCATGCTGACAAGGGAGCAGCTCAATCTGCCACCATCACCACCGAGCCAAGTCAGGCGGACACTCTGCAGCCCTAA
- the LOC135605694 gene encoding auxin-induced protein 22D-like — MEAAASYVKDGDDLRDTELRLGLPGTEAPEKPAAPSTRGSKRALQEDGDMESRAKSRPLEVDCGEAPAAKTQIVGWPPIRSYRRNSFPPRKVEAEAEAEAAGLYVKVSMDGAPYLRKIDLKVYKGYKELREAIDNMFKCFTQGEVSRKEGCSSGSESAITYEDKDGDLMLVGDVPWEMFISSCRRLRIMKGCEVRGLRTRQYS, encoded by the exons ATGGAAGCTGCGGCGAGCTACGTGAAGGACGGCGACGACCTCAGGGACACGGAACTCAGGCTCGGGCTGCCGGGCACCGAAGCGCCCGAGAAACCGGCGGCCCCCTCGACGAGGGGCAGCAAAAGAGCGCTGCAGGAAGATGGCGACATGGAAAGCCGTGCCAAGAGCAGGCCTTTGGAGGTGGACTGCGGCGAAGCACCAGCGGCAAA AACGCAGATAGTTGGGTGGCCGCCGATCCGATCGTACAGGAGGAACAGCTTCCCGCCGAGGAaggtggaggcggaggcggaggcggaggccgcCGGACTGTACGTGAAAGTGAGCATGGACGGGGCTCCTTACCTGAGGAAGATTGACCTCAAGGTTTACAAGGGTTACAAGGAGCTAAGGGAGGCCATCGACAACATGTTCAAGTGCTTCACTCAAG GAGAGGTCTCAAGGAAAGAAGGCTGCAGCAGTGGATCTGAATCTGCCATCACCTATGAGGACAAAGATGGAGACTTGATGTTGGTCGGTGATGTTCCCTGGGA GATGTTCATCTCCTCCTGCAGAAGATTGAGGATAATGAAAGGATGCGAAGTAAGAGGCCTGAGAACAAGACAATATAGCTAG
- the LOC103975704 gene encoding light-inducible protein CPRF2 isoform X3 — protein MERVFSADEIADSFWAASPASAGLPSPAGAAMSRCPSEWYLEKFLEEAAAFSAPSPNPSLNANQNNCNTVPYPPSAVSSASSRNPSPNLAPNPSASSSTVGSNFCGAPRASGRVGNGEVVEIKLPFGPPVAVDPGNYQALLKQKLDVICAAVAMSRSSSVNPQNSASVADSRSPISDASQFGSQVPVKGDGPGGVPALSILQNSGTQGKPATSGSSRDQSDDDDDDDDELEGEAETNENMDPAERRRMRRMLSNRESARRSRRRKQAHLSELEGQVSELKIENSTLLKRLTDINQKYGDAAVGNRILKADVETLRAKT, from the exons ATGGAGAGGGTCTTCTCGGCGGATGAGATCGCCGACTCTTTCTGGGCCGCCTCTCCCGCCTCGGCAGGCCTGCCCTCGCCCGCCGGAGCCGCGATGAGCCGGTGCCCCTCCGAGTGGTACTTAGAGAAGTTCCTCGAGGAGGCCGCCGCTTTCTCCGCCCCCAGCCCTAACCCTAGCCTCAACGCCAACCAAAATAACTGTAATACGGTCCCCTATCCTCCGAGCGCCGTCTCCTCGGCCTCTAGCCGCAACCCTAGCCCTAACCTGGCACCCAATCCCAGCGCTTCGTCCTCCACCGTGGGGTCCAACTTTTGTGGGGCCCCGAGGGCCTCTGGACGAGTCGGAAATGGCGAGGTGGTGGAGATCAAGCTCCCCTTCGGTCCGCCGGTTGCTGTCGATCCCGGGAACTACCAAGCGCTTCTGAAGCAAAAGCTGGACGTGATCTGTGCTGCAGTCGCCATGTCTCGA AGCTCTAGTGTGAATCCACAAAATTCTGCTTCTGTAGCTGACAGCAGGTCACCGATTTCAGATGCTTCACAGTTTGGTTCTCAAGTACCTGTGAAGG GTGATGGACCTGGTGGAGTTCCAGCTCTATCCATTTTGCAGAACTCAGGTACCCAAGGGAAGCCAGCTACCAGTGGTTCATCAAGGGACcagtctgatgatgatgatgatgatgatgatgaacttgaaggaGAAGCAGAGACCAATGAAAATATGGACCCTGCTGAAAGAAGACGCATGAGGAG AATGCTCTCAAACCGAGAATCTGCAAGACGTTCAAGAAGGAGAAAGCAAGCACATCTAAGTGAACTTGAGGGACAG GTCTCTGAATTAAAAATTGAGAATTCAACACTGTTAAAGCGTCTAACTGATATTAATCAGAAGTACGGTGATGCTGCTGTTGGCAATAGGATACTAAAAGCAGATGTAGAGACATTAAGAGCAAAG ACATGA
- the LOC135605654 gene encoding protein WVD2-like 1 isoform X3 produces the protein MGKEVTELSRDGERDCVRMHAPNGKTDQNSPCKPSTVAGSDEAIDNNQDDANSQGHAVPHIKNLSIDQDTTEKNYGDPKSSNQKSASSNSDKATGSDHTVPQPFAPTTEKHVSGGNRAFVAKPAISGDKHPNVDIQRANIHQKAQSNLMLTSRKPLHPDNIMHPDDEDSCSVASSNLKARTVAVAPTFRSSERAERRKEFYSKLEEKHQALEAEKLQCEARTKEEQEAALKQLRKSLTFKATPMPSFYNEGPPPKVELKKVPPTRAKSPKFGRRKSYGDASNVAEGENHSGVRVRLQRHSVGACKDAANKLHSSPKNRNAIKTKDGAKPTRENSTPHADKGAAQSATITTEPSQADTLQP, from the exons ATGGGTAAGGAAGTCACAGAATTATCAAGGGATGGGGAAAGAGATTGTGTTCGCATGCATGCACCCAATGGTAAAACTGATCAAAATAGTCCCTGCAAGCCTTCCACAGTTGCTGGGTCAGATGAAGCTATAGATAATAATCAGGATGATGCAAATTCTCAAGGGCATGCAGTACCtcatattaaaaatttgagcatagATCAGGACACAACAGAAAAGAACTATGGTGATCCAAAATCTTCAAATCAGAAGTCAGCATCATCAAACTCTGATAAAGCTACTGGATCTGACCACACTGTTCCTCAGCCATTTGCTCCCACAACTGAAAAGCATGTTTCTGGTGGAAATCGTGCTTTTGTTGCTAAACCTGCTATCAGTGGAGACAAACATCCTAATGTAGATATACAACGTGCCAATATCCATCAGAAGGCTCAG AGTAACTTGATGCTCACGTCTAGGAAGCCGCTGCATCCCGATAATATCATGCACCCAGACGATGAGGATTCTTGCTCTGTTGCTTCTTC GAATTTGAAAGCTAGAACAGTGGCAGTTGCCCCTACATTCAGATCCAGTGAACGTGCAGAGAGGCGGAAAGAG TTCTACTCGAAATTAGAAGAGAAACATCAAGCTCTAGAAGCTGAGAAGCTCCAATGTGAAGCTAGGACCAAG GAAGAACAAGAGGCAGCTCTAAAGCAACTAAGGAAGAGTTTAACTTTCAAAGCGACACCAATGCCCAGCTTCTACAATGAGGGTCCTCCGCCTAAGGTTGAACTAAAGAAG GTACCTCCAACTCGTGCAAAATCACCAAAGTTTGGTCGAAGGAAGAGCTATGGTGACGCGAGCAATGTGGCCGAAGGAGAGAACCACAGCGGAGTACGAGTTCGGCTTCAGCGGCACAGTGTGGGTGCTTGCAAAGATGCCGCAAACAAGTTACACAGTAGTCCCAAGAACAGAAATGCAATCAAAACCAAGGATGGGGCGAAACCCACTAGGGAGAACTCTACTCCCCATGCTGACAAGGGAGCAGCTCAATCTGCCACCATCACCACCGAGCCAAGTCAGGCGGACACTCTGCAGCCCTAA
- the LOC135605654 gene encoding protein WVD2-like 1 isoform X2: MGKEVTELSRDGERDCVRMHAPNGKTDQNSPCKPSTVAGSDEAIDNNQDDANSQGHAVPHIKNLSIDQDTTEKNYGDPKSSNQKSASSNSDKATGSDHTVPQPFAPTTEKHVSGGNRAFVAKPAISGDKHPNVDIQRANIHQKAQSNLMLTSRKPLHPDNIMHPDDEDSCSVASSTLSIRNLKARTVAVAPTFRSSERAERRKEFYSKLEEKHQALEAEKLQCEARTKEEQEAALKQLRKSLTFKATPMPSFYNEGPPPKVELKKVPPTRAKSPKFGRRKSYGDASNVAEGENHSGVRVRLQRHSVGACKDAANKLHSSPKNRNAIKTKDGAKPTRENSTPHADKGAAQSATITTEPSQADTLQP; encoded by the exons ATGGGTAAGGAAGTCACAGAATTATCAAGGGATGGGGAAAGAGATTGTGTTCGCATGCATGCACCCAATGGTAAAACTGATCAAAATAGTCCCTGCAAGCCTTCCACAGTTGCTGGGTCAGATGAAGCTATAGATAATAATCAGGATGATGCAAATTCTCAAGGGCATGCAGTACCtcatattaaaaatttgagcatagATCAGGACACAACAGAAAAGAACTATGGTGATCCAAAATCTTCAAATCAGAAGTCAGCATCATCAAACTCTGATAAAGCTACTGGATCTGACCACACTGTTCCTCAGCCATTTGCTCCCACAACTGAAAAGCATGTTTCTGGTGGAAATCGTGCTTTTGTTGCTAAACCTGCTATCAGTGGAGACAAACATCCTAATGTAGATATACAACGTGCCAATATCCATCAGAAGGCTCAG AGTAACTTGATGCTCACGTCTAGGAAGCCGCTGCATCCCGATAATATCATGCACCCAGACGATGAGGATTCTTGCTCTGTTGCTTCTTC TACACTATCTATTAGGAATTTGAAAGCTAGAACAGTGGCAGTTGCCCCTACATTCAGATCCAGTGAACGTGCAGAGAGGCGGAAAGAG TTCTACTCGAAATTAGAAGAGAAACATCAAGCTCTAGAAGCTGAGAAGCTCCAATGTGAAGCTAGGACCAAG GAAGAACAAGAGGCAGCTCTAAAGCAACTAAGGAAGAGTTTAACTTTCAAAGCGACACCAATGCCCAGCTTCTACAATGAGGGTCCTCCGCCTAAGGTTGAACTAAAGAAG GTACCTCCAACTCGTGCAAAATCACCAAAGTTTGGTCGAAGGAAGAGCTATGGTGACGCGAGCAATGTGGCCGAAGGAGAGAACCACAGCGGAGTACGAGTTCGGCTTCAGCGGCACAGTGTGGGTGCTTGCAAAGATGCCGCAAACAAGTTACACAGTAGTCCCAAGAACAGAAATGCAATCAAAACCAAGGATGGGGCGAAACCCACTAGGGAGAACTCTACTCCCCATGCTGACAAGGGAGCAGCTCAATCTGCCACCATCACCACCGAGCCAAGTCAGGCGGACACTCTGCAGCCCTAA
- the LOC135605705 gene encoding sec-independent protein translocase protein TATA, chloroplastic-like — MVAMAFAASPAALMTTSSSPRLLSKRSSLASSESLFVVAAAHRTRALQRRLRPGRSGGLGCRCLFGLGVPELVVIAGVAALVFGPKNLPEIGRSIGKTVKSFQQAAKEFETELKKDPEDSSKSPPAESPKAVSSEDEKKELETSGTTDSS; from the exons ATGGTGGCGATGGCCTTTGCTGCTTCGCCGGCCGCTCTAATGACGACGTCCTCCTCGCCTCGGCTGCTGTCGAAGCGCTCCTCTCTCGCATCATCCGAGTCCCTCTTCGTCGTTGCCGCCGCCCACCGCACCCGCGCCCTCCAGAGGAGGCTGCGACCCGGGAGGAGCGGCGGCCTCGGGTGCCGCTGCTTGTTCGGCCTCGGGGTGCCGGAGCTCGTCGTGATCGCCGGGGTCGCCGCGCTCGTCTTTGGCCCGAAGAATCTCCCAGAGATTGGCCGGAGCATCGGCAAGACCGTCAAGAGCTTCCAACAG GCTGCAAAAGAATTTGAAACCGAGTTAAAGAAGGATCCAGAAGATTCAAGTAAATCTCCTCCAGCTGAAAGCCCTAAAGCAGTTAGCAGTGAAGATGAAAAGAAGGAACTTGAAACATCAGGCACAACAGACAGCTCATGA
- the LOC103975704 gene encoding bZIP transcription factor RISBZ2 isoform X2, with product MERVFSADEIADSFWAASPASAGLPSPAGAAMSRCPSEWYLEKFLEEAAAFSAPSPNPSLNANQNNCNTVPYPPSAVSSASSRNPSPNLAPNPSASSSTVGSNFCGAPRASGRVGNGEVVEIKLPFGPPVAVDPGNYQALLKQKLDVICAAVAMSRSSSVNPQNSASVADSRSPISDASQFGSQVPVKALSILQNSGTQGKPATSGSSRDQSDDDDDDDDELEGEAETNENMDPAERRRMRRMLSNRESARRSRRRKQAHLSELEGQVSELKIENSTLLKRLTDINQKYGDAAVGNRILKADVETLRAKVKMAEETVKRVTGVCPLYPIISDMSNISLPFNGSSSDATSNVVIPVHDSTNRFFHVSAYDQRTNTCLPDIGIPPPVEDAVHGAVAAGKADGAASMRQADSLEHPHKRILGGPNSSPEWDSAAWDPKTSVTGKKNQG from the exons ATGGAGAGGGTCTTCTCGGCGGATGAGATCGCCGACTCTTTCTGGGCCGCCTCTCCCGCCTCGGCAGGCCTGCCCTCGCCCGCCGGAGCCGCGATGAGCCGGTGCCCCTCCGAGTGGTACTTAGAGAAGTTCCTCGAGGAGGCCGCCGCTTTCTCCGCCCCCAGCCCTAACCCTAGCCTCAACGCCAACCAAAATAACTGTAATACGGTCCCCTATCCTCCGAGCGCCGTCTCCTCGGCCTCTAGCCGCAACCCTAGCCCTAACCTGGCACCCAATCCCAGCGCTTCGTCCTCCACCGTGGGGTCCAACTTTTGTGGGGCCCCGAGGGCCTCTGGACGAGTCGGAAATGGCGAGGTGGTGGAGATCAAGCTCCCCTTCGGTCCGCCGGTTGCTGTCGATCCCGGGAACTACCAAGCGCTTCTGAAGCAAAAGCTGGACGTGATCTGTGCTGCAGTCGCCATGTCTCGA AGCTCTAGTGTGAATCCACAAAATTCTGCTTCTGTAGCTGACAGCAGGTCACCGATTTCAGATGCTTCACAGTTTGGTTCTCAAGTACCTGTGAAGG CTCTATCCATTTTGCAGAACTCAGGTACCCAAGGGAAGCCAGCTACCAGTGGTTCATCAAGGGACcagtctgatgatgatgatgatgatgatgatgaacttgaaggaGAAGCAGAGACCAATGAAAATATGGACCCTGCTGAAAGAAGACGCATGAGGAG AATGCTCTCAAACCGAGAATCTGCAAGACGTTCAAGAAGGAGAAAGCAAGCACATCTAAGTGAACTTGAGGGACAG GTCTCTGAATTAAAAATTGAGAATTCAACACTGTTAAAGCGTCTAACTGATATTAATCAGAAGTACGGTGATGCTGCTGTTGGCAATAGGATACTAAAAGCAGATGTAGAGACATTAAGAGCAAAG GTGAAAATGGCAGAGGAGACTGTAAAGAGGGTAACTGGAGTGTGTCCTTTGTACCCGATCATCTCCGACATGTCAAATATCAGTTTACCGTTTAACGGGAGTTCATCTGATGCAACCTCCAATGTTGTCATTCCTGTTCATGACAGCACAAACCGCTTCTTCCATGTGTCAGCATACGATCAGAGAACGAACACCTGCCTTCCTGACATTGGGATCCCTCCTCCGGTTGAGGATGCTGTCCATGGTGCTGTGGCTGCGGGGAAGGCTGACGGAGCTGCATCCATGCGGCAAGCTGACAGCCTGGAGCATCCTCATAAAAGAATCCTCGGAGGACCAAACTCATCCCCAGAATGGGACTCAGCAGCATGGGATCCGAAGACCTCTGTCACTGGCAAAAAGAATCAGGGCTAA